In the Streptomyces sp. 3214.6 genome, CAAGTCGGACCGCGGCGGCTCCGGGATGCGAGGCCTCGCATCCCGGAGCCGCCCGGCACGCCGCTAGTCGCCCCGCGGGGAGTCCCCTTCCCCCCGCACCGCCTCCGGCGGCAGCGTCGGGGTGACCGGCGCCGCGGGACGCAGCTTCAGCCAGGCCAGGAAGAAGACACCCAGGGCCAGCATCCCCAGCCCCGTCCACAGGTTGATGTTGATCCCCTGCGCCTTGTCGATCTCCGCGTCGCTGTCCGTGAGGCCGGCGATCGTGACGATCACGCCGTATACGACGAACAGGCCGCCGATGATGCGGCGCAGGTCGAAGATGCGGGCCGCGGTCGCGGACTTCTCCTCGAGTTCCGTGACCTCCCGCTGGACGTCGGCCTCGGAGTACCCGGCATGCCGCAGCCGCTCCACGCGCTCCGCACGCGCCGCCTGCTCGTCGGGTTCGAATTGCTCGGACATGGTCCTTCCATTCTCCCGCAGTAGTCGTGACGGGCTCGGACGACGGGCTCAGATCGAGAACGGGATGTAGCAGGCGGCGGCCAGGATCACCGCGCCCCAGCCCAGCAGCGCGGGCCGCCGGTACCACGCGTCGTCGCCCGCAGCCGGCGGCTCGGCCATGCCGGGCGAGACGGTGCCGTACACCAGGCCCTGCAGTTCCTCGTCCGGCTTCGGGGCGGTGAACAGCGACACCGCCACCATCACCACCGCGCCCGCCACGAACCCCGCGATCGCCGACACGAAGTTCGCGCCCTGGTCGGTGGGAATGCCGATGACGTCCTGCTTGTAGAGGACGAAGTAGTTGACCATCGCCGCCGTCGTGCCGGCCAGCAGCCCCCAGAACCCCGATTTCTTCGACGCCCGCTTCCAGAACATGCCGACGATGAAGACGACGAACATCGGGACGTTGAAGAAGCTGAACAGCGTCTGCAGATAGCTCATGATGTTCGAGAAGGACGACGCCAGGAACGCCGTGCCCACCGACGCGGCCACGCCGATCGCCGTGATCAGACGGCCGAAACGGACGTAGTAGGCGTCCTCCCTCCCCACCACCACGTACTTCGCCCAGATGTCGTTGGTGAACACCGTGTTGAACGACGACACGTTCGCCGCCATCCCCGCCATGAACGCCGCCAGCAGACCCGTCACCGCGATGCCCAGTACCCCGTTCGGCAGGAGCTGCTCCATCAGGTACGGGATCGCGTCGTTGTACTGGAGGTCGGAGCCGGCCGTGCCGATCTTCGGCACCAGCACCGCCGCCACCAGCCCCGGGATCATCACCAGGAACACGATGAAGATCTTCGGGTACGCGGCGATGAGCGGAGTGCGCTGCGCCGCCGACAGGTTCCTCGCCGACAGGGCCCGCTGGACCTCCGCGAAGTTCGTCGTCCAGTAGCCGAACGACAGGACGAAGCCCAGCCCCAGCACGATCGTCAGCCAGTTCGCGCCCAGCGGGTTGGCGCTGCCGATGCCCGTGCCGCCCCACGCGCTGACGAAGTTGTCTCCGTGGGTCGCGGTCAGCTTGTCGCTCAGGCCGTCCCAGCCGCCCACCTTCTTCAGGCCCAGCACCGACAGCGGGATGAGGGCCGCCAGGATCACGAAGAACTGGAGCACCTCGTTGTAGATCGCCGAGGACAGGCCGCCCAGCGTGATGTACGCCAGGACGAAGAAGCCCGCCACCACGATCGCCACCCACTGCGGCCAGCCCAGCAGCGCCTCGACGACGATCGCCAGCGCGTACAGGTTCACGCCGGCGATGAGGATCGCGGCGAACGCGAACAGGGCCGAGCTCAGCAGATGGGCCCCCTTGTCGAAGCGCAGCAGCAGCATCTCCGGGACCGAGCGGACCTTGCTGCCGTAGTAGAACGGCATCATCACCAGGCCCAGGAACACCATCGCCGGGATCGCGCCGATCCAGTACCAGTGGACGGTGTACGCCCCGTACTGCGCGCTGTTCGCGGCCATGCCCAGGATCTCGGTGGCGGCCAGGTTGGCCGAGATGAACGCGAGGCCCGTGATCCAGGCGGGCAGGGAGCGGCCGGAGAGGAAGAAGTCGAGACTGGTCTTCACCGAGCGGCGGGCGGCGAAGCCGATGCCCAGGACCACGACGAAGTAGATGCCGAGGATCGTGTAGTCGAGCCAGTTCGTAGGCAGCCGCAGCTCTGCCGCCAGCTGTGCTGCCGTATGTACCGTTTCTGTGGGGGTTCGCATGCACTGCTCACTTCGCTTGGTGTTCTTTGTTTGGTTGTGGTGGTGACAGGCGTGGGGGTTTATGGTTTTATGTGTTTGATTCTGTTTGAAGCTTCGCTAGGTGTACTGAGCCAGGCCCGCGGGCCTGAGGTACGGATGGAGAGTCGCGGTGAAGAAGACCTCGACCCGCTTGGCCGACGGTCGTGAGCTGATCTACTACGACCAGCGGGACGACTTGGTGCGCGACGCGGTGGACAAGCGGCCGCTGGACCGCACGGTCACCACTTCGGAGGTACGACGGGACCCGCTCCTCGGCGATTCCATCGCCGTGGCCTCCCACCGGCAGGGGCGCACGTACCACCCGCCGGCCGACGAGTGCCCGCTCTGCCCCTCGCAGGGCGACCGGCTGAGCGAGATCCCGGACTCGTCGTACGACGTCGTCGTCTTCGAGAACCGTTTCCCCTCCCTGGCCGGCGACTCCGGGCGCTGCGAAGTGGTCTGCTTCACCTCCGACCACAACGCGTCCTTCGCCGACCTCACCGAGGAGCAGGCGCGGCTCGTCCTCGACGCGTGGACGGACCGGACGTCCGAGCTGTCGCATCTGCCCTCCGTGGAACAGGTGTTCTGCTTCGAGAACCGTGGCGCGGAGATCGGTGTGACCCTGGGTCACCCGCACGGGCAGATCTACGCCTACCCGTTCACCACGCCCCGCACCGCGCTGATGCTGCGTTCGGTCGCCGCGCACAAGGAGGCCACCGGCGGGGAGAACCTCTTCGATGCCGTCCTGGAGCGTGAACTCGCCGACGAGCGGGTCGTCCTGGAGGGTGAACACTGGGTCGCCTTCGTGCCGTACGCCGCCCACTGGCCGTACGAGGTGCACCTCTACCCCAAGCGCCGGGTGCCCGACCTGCTCGGCCTCGACGAGGACGCGCGCACAGAGTTCCCCAAGGTGTATCTGGAACTGTTGAGGCGCTTCGACCGGATCTTCGGCGAAGGTGAACCGGCCACGCCGTACATCGCCGCCTGGCACCAGGCGCCGTTCGGCGCGCTGGAGGAGTTCGAGGGCGTCAACCGGGACGACTTCGGGCTCCACCTCGAGCTTTTCACCATCCGCCGCACTTCCGGCAAGCTGAAGTTCCTCGCGGGCTCCGAATCCGGCATGAACGTGTTCATCAACGACATCCGGCCGGAGGCCGCGGCACAGCGACTGCGAGAGGTAGCGAGTTCATGAGCGGGAAGTACCTGGTCACCGGCGGCGCGGGGTACGTCGGCAGTGTCGTCGCCCAGCACCTGCTGGAGGCCGGCCACGAGGTCGTCGTCCTCGACAACCTCTCCACCGGCTTCCGCGAGGGCGTCCCGGCGGACGCCTCGTTCATCGAGGGTGACATCCGCGACGCCCGCAAGTGGCTCGACCCCTCCTTCGACGCCGTCCTCCACTTCGCCGCGTTCTCGCAGGTCGGCGAGTCCGTCGTCAAGCCCGAGAAGTACTGGGACAACAACGTCGGCGGCACCATGGCCCTGCTCGGCGCCATGCGCGAGGCGGGCGTGCGCAAGCTTGTCTTCTCCTCCACGGCCGCCACCTACGGCGAGCCGGAGCAGGTCCCGATCGTCGAGACCGCGCCCACGAAGCCGACCAACCCCTACGGCGCCTCCAAGCTCGCCGTCGACCACATGATCACCGGCGAGGCCACCGCGCACGGGCTCGGCGCCGTCTCCCTCCGGTACTTCAACGTGGCCGGCGCCTACGGCGCGCAGGGCGAACGGCACGACCCCGAGTCGCACCTCATCCCGCTCGTCCTCCAGGTCGCGCAGGGCCGCCGCGAGGCCATCTCCGTCTTCGGCGACGACTACCCGACCCCGGACGGCACCTGCATCCGCGACTACATCCACGTCGCCGACCTCGCCGAGGCCCACCTCCTCGCCGTCGCCGCCGCCAAGCCGGGCGAACACCTCATCTGCAACCTCGGCAACGGCAACGGCTTCTCCGTCCGCGAGGTCATCGAGACCGTCCGCCAGGTCACCGGCCACCCGATCCCCGAGGTCATGGCCCCGCGCCGCGGCGGCGACCCGGCCGTCCTGGTCGCCTCGGCGGCCACCGCCCGCGAGCAGCTGGGCTGGAACCCGTCCCGCGCGGATCTCGCGGGTATCGTCGCGGACGCGTGGGAGTTCGCGCAGCACATCGCAAGCAGTGCAGCAAGGGAGCGGTAGTGGGGGCACAGGAAGTGCGCGAGGGGTTCGTCCGGCTGTACGGGGCCGAACCCGAAGGCGTCTGGGCGGCACCCGGCCGCGTCAACCTCATCGGTGAGCACACCGACTACAACGACGGCTTCGTGATGCCCTTCGCGCTGCCGCACCACGCCGTTGCGGCGGTCTCACGGCGCGAGGACGGCCTGCTGCGCCTGCACTCGGCCGACCTCGACACCGGCGTCGCCGAACTCCGCCTGGACGAGCTGACGCCCGAGTCCGACGACGCCTGGACGGCGTACCCGGCCGGCGTCGTCTGGGCGCTGCGCGAAGCCGGCCACGCCGTCACCGGCGCCGACATCCACCTGTCCTCGACGGTCCCGTCGGGCGCGGGCCTGTCGTCCTCGGCGGCCCTGGAGGTCGTCGTCGCCCTCGCGCTCAACGACCTGTACGAGCTCGGGCTGCAGCGCTGGCAGCTGGCCCGCCTGTGCCAGCGCGCCGAGAACGTCTACGTCGGCGCCCCCACCGGCATCATGGACCAGACGGCGTCCGCGTGCTGCGAGGCCGGCCACGCGCTGTTCCTCGACACCCGCGACCTCTCCCAGAAGCAGATCCCCCTCGACCTGGCCGCCGAAGGACTGCGCCTGCTGGTCGTCGACACCCAGGTCACACACGCCCACAGCGGCGGCGAGTACGGCAAGCGCCGGGCGGGCTGCGAGAAGGGCGCCGCGCTGCTCGGCGTCGACGCCCTGCGGGACATCCCCTACGCCGACCTGGACGCGGCCCTGGCCCGGCTCGGCGACGAGGAGGAGGTGCGCCGCCTGGTCCGGCACGTGGTGACCGAGGACCAGCGGGTGGAGCAGGTCGTCGCCCTCCTGGAGTCGGGCGGCGACACCCGCGCCGTCGGCCCGGTCCTGACGGCCGGCCACGCCTCCCTGCGGGACGACTTCCAGGTGTCCTGCCCCGAGCTGGACCTCGTCGTCGACACCGCCCTTGCGAACGGCGCCCTCGGCGCGCGCATGACGGGCGGCGGCTTCGGCGGCTCGGCGATCGTCCTGGCCGAGGCGACCGACGTCGAAACCCTCACCAAGGCCGTCGAAGAGGCGTTCGCCGCCGCGGACTTCAAGGCGCCGAGGGTGTTCGAGGCGGTGCCCGCGGCGGGGGCACGACGCGTGAACTGAGCAGGCCCGGTGGGGCGGTGGGGGCACCCGTAAGGGTTTCGCCCCCACCGCCCCTTCCCGTTTTCGGCCTCTCCCCGTTTCCGGCCCTTACCCGGGGTCGTCCTACCCGAGTCGCTTCGTCAGCGTGTACTCCGTGATGCCCGGCGGGTAGTCCTCGATCACGCACACCACGTCGTAGCCCTGCCGTCTGTAGAACTCCGGCGCCTGGAAGTCCCAGGTCTCCAGGCGTACGCGGTCGCAGCCCCGTTCCTCGGCGGCGACGCGTTCCGCCTGCGCGAGGAGGCGGCTGCCCAGGCCCGTGCCCCGGTGCGGGGCGTCGACCCACAGATAGCTGACGTGCAGCCACGTCGTCCAGGTGTGGCCGACCAGACCGCCGGCGAGATCACCCCCGGGGCCGGTGGCCCACACATGGAGCGGCGACTCGCGCTCGGCCGGCGTGCCGCGCAGGGCGCGCAGTGTGGGGGAGGCCTCGGTATTGGTCTCCAGGAGCCGCGAACGGAGAAGATCGCGTCGGGTCCTGTCGACTTCTGTCTCAAGA is a window encoding:
- the galT gene encoding galactose-1-phosphate uridylyltransferase, which gives rise to MKKTSTRLADGRELIYYDQRDDLVRDAVDKRPLDRTVTTSEVRRDPLLGDSIAVASHRQGRTYHPPADECPLCPSQGDRLSEIPDSSYDVVVFENRFPSLAGDSGRCEVVCFTSDHNASFADLTEEQARLVLDAWTDRTSELSHLPSVEQVFCFENRGAEIGVTLGHPHGQIYAYPFTTPRTALMLRSVAAHKEATGGENLFDAVLERELADERVVLEGEHWVAFVPYAAHWPYEVHLYPKRRVPDLLGLDEDARTEFPKVYLELLRRFDRIFGEGEPATPYIAAWHQAPFGALEEFEGVNRDDFGLHLELFTIRRTSGKLKFLAGSESGMNVFINDIRPEAAAQRLREVASS
- the galK gene encoding galactokinase; translation: MGAQEVREGFVRLYGAEPEGVWAAPGRVNLIGEHTDYNDGFVMPFALPHHAVAAVSRREDGLLRLHSADLDTGVAELRLDELTPESDDAWTAYPAGVVWALREAGHAVTGADIHLSSTVPSGAGLSSSAALEVVVALALNDLYELGLQRWQLARLCQRAENVYVGAPTGIMDQTASACCEAGHALFLDTRDLSQKQIPLDLAAEGLRLLVVDTQVTHAHSGGEYGKRRAGCEKGAALLGVDALRDIPYADLDAALARLGDEEEVRRLVRHVVTEDQRVEQVVALLESGGDTRAVGPVLTAGHASLRDDFQVSCPELDLVVDTALANGALGARMTGGGFGGSAIVLAEATDVETLTKAVEEAFAAADFKAPRVFEAVPAAGARRVN
- a CDS encoding sodium:solute symporter family protein, which translates into the protein MRTPTETVHTAAQLAAELRLPTNWLDYTILGIYFVVVLGIGFAARRSVKTSLDFFLSGRSLPAWITGLAFISANLAATEILGMAANSAQYGAYTVHWYWIGAIPAMVFLGLVMMPFYYGSKVRSVPEMLLLRFDKGAHLLSSALFAFAAILIAGVNLYALAIVVEALLGWPQWVAIVVAGFFVLAYITLGGLSSAIYNEVLQFFVILAALIPLSVLGLKKVGGWDGLSDKLTATHGDNFVSAWGGTGIGSANPLGANWLTIVLGLGFVLSFGYWTTNFAEVQRALSARNLSAAQRTPLIAAYPKIFIVFLVMIPGLVAAVLVPKIGTAGSDLQYNDAIPYLMEQLLPNGVLGIAVTGLLAAFMAGMAANVSSFNTVFTNDIWAKYVVVGREDAYYVRFGRLITAIGVAASVGTAFLASSFSNIMSYLQTLFSFFNVPMFVVFIVGMFWKRASKKSGFWGLLAGTTAAMVNYFVLYKQDVIGIPTDQGANFVSAIAGFVAGAVVMVAVSLFTAPKPDEELQGLVYGTVSPGMAEPPAAGDDAWYRRPALLGWGAVILAAACYIPFSI
- a CDS encoding GNAT family N-acetyltransferase; translated protein: MVSRMFRLETEVDRTRRDLLRSRLLETNTEASPTLRALRGTPAERESPLHVWATGPGGDLAGGLVGHTWTTWLHVSYLWVDAPHRGTGLGSRLLAQAERVAAEERGCDRVRLETWDFQAPEFYRRQGYDVVCVIEDYPPGITEYTLTKRLG
- the galE gene encoding UDP-glucose 4-epimerase GalE, which codes for MSGKYLVTGGAGYVGSVVAQHLLEAGHEVVVLDNLSTGFREGVPADASFIEGDIRDARKWLDPSFDAVLHFAAFSQVGESVVKPEKYWDNNVGGTMALLGAMREAGVRKLVFSSTAATYGEPEQVPIVETAPTKPTNPYGASKLAVDHMITGEATAHGLGAVSLRYFNVAGAYGAQGERHDPESHLIPLVLQVAQGRREAISVFGDDYPTPDGTCIRDYIHVADLAEAHLLAVAAAKPGEHLICNLGNGNGFSVREVIETVRQVTGHPIPEVMAPRRGGDPAVLVASAATAREQLGWNPSRADLAGIVADAWEFAQHIASSAARER